One Siniperca chuatsi isolate FFG_IHB_CAS linkage group LG5, ASM2008510v1, whole genome shotgun sequence DNA window includes the following coding sequences:
- the ciz1b gene encoding cdkn1a interacting zinc finger protein 1b isoform X2: MVKQQRRADRCFVPAAVNSVTRVRFPVGPVQRRQALTHQVSGRKWAGLGSGGSDGRPCCSATTTEEESGAPGPDGGSGETEAKRARADGTEEAAALTNREKVPGSCGQPGSEGGSTGDGVSSRLPPPDQQGSAEHGDGSRAAESVASLKVTIQQSSESREFGQTDRTADRQTGGLHCHVCNVTCCSLQVFQEHMAGSEHLRKLKEITQSICLNTHTLQDRGRRPDTQRWCDTCQTHFSGDVIIHRRTKQHKMCKQLCRPFCPVCKRHFRTPRKFVEHMKSAEHKQQVLLEEAQEEELITVDAVGCFEGEEEEEEVEVAEEEEQRGVGKEEAEEEVSQAADTQETHREEYDPHTTYGSSFVVPASGFVCRLCNKFFYSETTARHTHCRTHTHYRNLQVTAADAMLRGDMWDQAGPSLSEQLQRRTLMKTGGSAKGLLGLYPLQRG; the protein is encoded by the exons GTGTTTTGTACCTGCTGCAGTGAACAGTGTGACGCGGGTTCGATTCCCTGTCGGCCCCGTGCAGAGGAGACAGGCTCTGACTCACCAG GTTTCAGGCAGGAAGTGGGCGGGTTTAGGGTCGGGAGGCTCTGACGGCCGGCCGTGCTGCAGCGCcaccaccacagaagaagagagcgGAGCCCCGGGGCCAGACGGAGGTTCGGGAGAGACGGAGGCAAAGAGGGCGAGAGCGGACGG AACTGAGGAGGCTGCGGCTCTGACCAACCGAGAGAAAGTCCCAGGGTCATGTGGTCAACCAGGAAGTGAGGGCGGCTCCACAggag aTGGTGTTTCGTCCAGACTTCCTCCTCCAGACCAGCAGGGGTCAGCAGAGCACGGTGACGGCAGCAGAGCAGCTGAG AGCGTGGCGTCACTGAAGGTCACCATCCAGCAGagcagtgagagcagggagtttggacagacagacaggacagccgacagacagacaggtggactcCACTGTCACGTCTGTAACGTCACCTGTTGCTCTCTGCAG gtgtttCAGGAACACATGGCAGGATCAGAACACCTGAGGAAACTGAAGGAGATCACACAGTCCATCTGcctcaatacacacacactgcaggacag GGGGCGTCGGCCTGACACACAGCGCTGGTGTGACACCTGTCAGACTCACTTCAGCGGTGATGTCATCATCCATCGAcggacaaaacaacacaag aTGTGTAAGCAGCTGTGCCGTCCCTTCTGTCCGGTGTGTAAACGCCACTTCAGGACTCCCAGGAAGTTTGTGGAGCACATGAAGTCTGCAGAGCACAAGCAGCAG GTGCTCCTGGAGGAGGctcaggaggaggagctgaTCACTGTGGACGCTGTCGGCTGCTtcgagggagaggaggaggaggaggaggtagaagTAGCTGAGGAAGAAGAGCAGCGCGGAGTaggaaaagaagaagcagaggaggaagtgTCGCAG gcagctgacacacaggaaacacacagggaggAATATGACCCCCACACCACATATG GAAGCAGCTTTGTGGTTCCTGCCTCTGGCTTCGTGTGTCGACTCTGTAACAAGTTCTTCTACAGCGAGACGACAGcacgacacacacactgcaggacacacacacactaccgcaacctgcag GTAACTGCTGCTGACGCCATGCTGCGTGGAGACATGTGGGACCAGGCGGGTCCGTCACTGtcagagcagctgcagaggaGGACTTTAATGAAGACAGGTGGATCTGCTAAAGGACTGTTGGGCCTTTACCCCCTCCAGCGAGGATGA
- the ciz1b gene encoding cdkn1a interacting zinc finger protein 1b isoform X1, with translation MVKQQRRADRCFVPAAVNSVTRVRFPVGPVQRRQALTHQVSGRKWAGLGSGGSDGRPCCSATTTEEESGAPGPDGGSGETEAKRARADGTEEAAALTNREKVPGSCGQPGSEGGSTGDGVSSRLPPPDQQGSAEHGDGSRAAELQSVASLKVTIQQSSESREFGQTDRTADRQTGGLHCHVCNVTCCSLQVFQEHMAGSEHLRKLKEITQSICLNTHTLQDRGRRPDTQRWCDTCQTHFSGDVIIHRRTKQHKMCKQLCRPFCPVCKRHFRTPRKFVEHMKSAEHKQQVLLEEAQEEELITVDAVGCFEGEEEEEEVEVAEEEEQRGVGKEEAEEEVSQAADTQETHREEYDPHTTYGSSFVVPASGFVCRLCNKFFYSETTARHTHCRTHTHYRNLQVTAADAMLRGDMWDQAGPSLSEQLQRRTLMKTGGSAKGLLGLYPLQRG, from the exons GTGTTTTGTACCTGCTGCAGTGAACAGTGTGACGCGGGTTCGATTCCCTGTCGGCCCCGTGCAGAGGAGACAGGCTCTGACTCACCAG GTTTCAGGCAGGAAGTGGGCGGGTTTAGGGTCGGGAGGCTCTGACGGCCGGCCGTGCTGCAGCGCcaccaccacagaagaagagagcgGAGCCCCGGGGCCAGACGGAGGTTCGGGAGAGACGGAGGCAAAGAGGGCGAGAGCGGACGG AACTGAGGAGGCTGCGGCTCTGACCAACCGAGAGAAAGTCCCAGGGTCATGTGGTCAACCAGGAAGTGAGGGCGGCTCCACAggag aTGGTGTTTCGTCCAGACTTCCTCCTCCAGACCAGCAGGGGTCAGCAGAGCACGGTGACGGCAGCAGAGCAGCTGAG ctgcaGAGCGTGGCGTCACTGAAGGTCACCATCCAGCAGagcagtgagagcagggagtttggacagacagacaggacagccgacagacagacaggtggactcCACTGTCACGTCTGTAACGTCACCTGTTGCTCTCTGCAG gtgtttCAGGAACACATGGCAGGATCAGAACACCTGAGGAAACTGAAGGAGATCACACAGTCCATCTGcctcaatacacacacactgcaggacag GGGGCGTCGGCCTGACACACAGCGCTGGTGTGACACCTGTCAGACTCACTTCAGCGGTGATGTCATCATCCATCGAcggacaaaacaacacaag aTGTGTAAGCAGCTGTGCCGTCCCTTCTGTCCGGTGTGTAAACGCCACTTCAGGACTCCCAGGAAGTTTGTGGAGCACATGAAGTCTGCAGAGCACAAGCAGCAG GTGCTCCTGGAGGAGGctcaggaggaggagctgaTCACTGTGGACGCTGTCGGCTGCTtcgagggagaggaggaggaggaggaggtagaagTAGCTGAGGAAGAAGAGCAGCGCGGAGTaggaaaagaagaagcagaggaggaagtgTCGCAG gcagctgacacacaggaaacacacagggaggAATATGACCCCCACACCACATATG GAAGCAGCTTTGTGGTTCCTGCCTCTGGCTTCGTGTGTCGACTCTGTAACAAGTTCTTCTACAGCGAGACGACAGcacgacacacacactgcaggacacacacacactaccgcaacctgcag GTAACTGCTGCTGACGCCATGCTGCGTGGAGACATGTGGGACCAGGCGGGTCCGTCACTGtcagagcagctgcagaggaGGACTTTAATGAAGACAGGTGGATCTGCTAAAGGACTGTTGGGCCTTTACCCCCTCCAGCGAGGATGA
- the ciz1b gene encoding cdkn1a interacting zinc finger protein 1b isoform X3: MVKQQRRADRCFVPAAVNSVTRVRFPVGPVQRRQALTHQVSGRKWAGLGSGGSDGRPCCSATTTEEESGAPGPDGGSGETEAKRARADGTEEAAALTNREKVPGSCGQPGSEGGSTGDGVSSRLPPPDQQGSAEHGDGSRAAELQSVASLKVTIQQSSESREFGQTDRTADRQTGGLHCHVCNVTCCSLQVFQEHMAGSEHLRKLKEITQSICLNTHTLQDRGRRPDTQRWCDTCQTHFSGDVIIHRRTKQHKMCKQLCRPFCPVCKRHFRTPRKFVEHMKSAEHKQQVLLEEAQEEELITVDAVGCFEGEEEEEEVEVAEEEEQRGVGKEEAEEEVSQAADTQETHREEYDPHTTYGSSFVVPASGFVCRLCNKFFYSETTARHTHCRTHTHYRNLQSLGPQRRREDEGRAALS; this comes from the exons GTGTTTTGTACCTGCTGCAGTGAACAGTGTGACGCGGGTTCGATTCCCTGTCGGCCCCGTGCAGAGGAGACAGGCTCTGACTCACCAG GTTTCAGGCAGGAAGTGGGCGGGTTTAGGGTCGGGAGGCTCTGACGGCCGGCCGTGCTGCAGCGCcaccaccacagaagaagagagcgGAGCCCCGGGGCCAGACGGAGGTTCGGGAGAGACGGAGGCAAAGAGGGCGAGAGCGGACGG AACTGAGGAGGCTGCGGCTCTGACCAACCGAGAGAAAGTCCCAGGGTCATGTGGTCAACCAGGAAGTGAGGGCGGCTCCACAggag aTGGTGTTTCGTCCAGACTTCCTCCTCCAGACCAGCAGGGGTCAGCAGAGCACGGTGACGGCAGCAGAGCAGCTGAG ctgcaGAGCGTGGCGTCACTGAAGGTCACCATCCAGCAGagcagtgagagcagggagtttggacagacagacaggacagccgacagacagacaggtggactcCACTGTCACGTCTGTAACGTCACCTGTTGCTCTCTGCAG gtgtttCAGGAACACATGGCAGGATCAGAACACCTGAGGAAACTGAAGGAGATCACACAGTCCATCTGcctcaatacacacacactgcaggacag GGGGCGTCGGCCTGACACACAGCGCTGGTGTGACACCTGTCAGACTCACTTCAGCGGTGATGTCATCATCCATCGAcggacaaaacaacacaag aTGTGTAAGCAGCTGTGCCGTCCCTTCTGTCCGGTGTGTAAACGCCACTTCAGGACTCCCAGGAAGTTTGTGGAGCACATGAAGTCTGCAGAGCACAAGCAGCAG GTGCTCCTGGAGGAGGctcaggaggaggagctgaTCACTGTGGACGCTGTCGGCTGCTtcgagggagaggaggaggaggaggaggtagaagTAGCTGAGGAAGAAGAGCAGCGCGGAGTaggaaaagaagaagcagaggaggaagtgTCGCAG gcagctgacacacaggaaacacacagggaggAATATGACCCCCACACCACATATG GAAGCAGCTTTGTGGTTCCTGCCTCTGGCTTCGTGTGTCGACTCTGTAACAAGTTCTTCTACAGCGAGACGACAGcacgacacacacactgcaggacacacacacactaccgcaacctgcag AGCCTCGGACCTCAGCGGAGACGCGAAGACGAGGGCAGAGCTGCTCTGAGCTGA
- the surf4l gene encoding surfeit 4, like: MGHGDLMSQAEDVADQFLRVTKHYLPHVARLCLVSTFLEDGVRMWFQWGEQSEYIDSVWSCGRFLANVFVLLNLLGQLGGCVLILSRNFVQYACFSLFGIIALQTVAYSILWDPKFLMRNLALGGGLLLLLAECRGEARSVFAGVPSLGRQSSPKHLLQLGGRVLLVLMFMTLLHFDLSLFSILQNLVGSALIVLVAVGFKTKLAALTLVAWLLCINFTFNAFWNIPSYKPMHDFLKYDFFQTTSVIGGLLLVVALGPGGVSMDEKKKEW, translated from the exons ATGGGACACGGAGACCTGATGAGCCAGGCGGAGGATGTGGCGGACCAG TTCCTGCGGGTCACCAAACACTACCTCCCCCACGTGGCCCGGCTCTGTCTGGTCAGCACCTTCCTGGAGGACGGGGTCAGGATGTGGTTCCAGTGGGGGGAGCAGAGCGAGTACATCGACTCCGTCTGGAGCTGTGGACGCTTCCTCGCCAACGTCTTCGTCCTGCTCAACCTGCTGGGGCAGCTGG gcgGCTGTGTGCTGATCCTCAGCAGAAACTTTGTTCAGTACgcctgcttctctctgtttggGATCATCGCCCTGCag ACGGTGGCCTACAGCATCCTGTGGGACCCCAAGTTCCTCATGAG GAACCTGGCGTTGGGGGggggcctcctcctcctcctggcagAGTGCAGGGGGGAGGCTCGCAGCGTGTTTGCAGGAGTTCCCTCTCTCGGCCGTCAGAGTTCCCCGAAGCACCTCCTGCAGCTCGGAGGCCGAGTCCTCCTCGTCCTCATGTTCATGACGCTGCTGCACTTTGACCTCAGCCTGTTCAGC ATCCTGCAGAACCTGGTGGGTTCGGCCCTCATCGTGCTGGTGGCGGTGGGCTTTAAGACGAAGCTGGCGGCTCTGACTCTGGTAGCCTGGCTGCTCTGCATCAACTTCACCTTCAACGCCTTCTGGAACATCCCGTCATACAAACCCATGCACGACTTCCTCAAGTACGACTTCTTCCAGACCACGTCGGTGATCGGGGgcctgctgctggtggtggccCTGGGGCCCGGGGGGGTCTCCATGGACGAGAAGAAGAAGGagtggtga